Genomic DNA from bacterium:
CGCGCGCTCTCCGCCGTCGGGCTCCGCGAAGGCGAGCAGTCCCTCCCCGGCTTCGTCCACGCCCTCGAGCGTGGCGCGCACGGCGCCCCGCGCGAACTCCAGCACCGTGCCCGGCCGGCTCGCGCCCCGCACGAGCGCCCGCCAGCGCCCCTGCCCCGCCGGCGCCAGCAGCAGCGCCTCGATGCGCCCCCCCGTCCCCGCCTTGCGCCCGAAGAGGCGCGCCTGCCGCACCGCGGAGTCGTTCAGGACGAGAAGGTCGCCCCGGCGCAGCAGCGCGGGAAGGCGCGAGAAGCGCTCGTGCCCGATCGCCCCCGTGCCGCGATCGAGCACAAGCAGGCGCGCCGCGTCCCTGCGCCTCGCCGGCGTCTGCGCGATCAGCTCCTGCGGCAGGTGGAAATCGTAGTCCTCGATGCGCCTGCTCATTGTTCTCCCCGGGGCCGGCGGATTATAGTGGCGCCGAGGCCGAAATGGGAACTGCTGACGAGGTCATCGTGCCGGACACCGCCGACGCCACCCCGCGTGCGCGCAACATCCGCCTCCTGCTGGCCTACGACGGCACGCCCTTCCTCGGCTGGCAGGTCCAGCCGCAGGGCCCCACGATCCAGTCGGTCCTCGAGGACGCCCTCGGGCGCATCACCGGGCACGCGACCAAGGTCAAGGGGTCGGGCCGAACCGACGCGGGCGTGCACGCGCTCGGCCAGGTCGCCAATTTCCACACCGCTTCGCGCATGCCGCCGGAGGCCTATGTCCCCGCTCTCAACAGCATGCTTCCCCCGGAGGTCGCCGTGCTCGCCGCCGACGAGGTTGAACCCGCGTTCGACGCACAGTTCTCCGCCGTGGAAAAGACGTACCGGTACCGTGTTCTGAACACCAGGGCAAAGCAGCCGTTCGAGCACAACCGTTCGTGGCAGGTGCCTGTTGATATCAATGTGGAATCAATCAGAAGTGCATCGTCCTATCTGGTTGGCAAAAAAGACTTTTCATCATTTCGCGCTGCAGGATGCGCTGCATCGAGCCCCGTCAGGGTGATGAAGAACATCAGCATCTCCTCCGATGGTGGAATCATCACCTTCGAGCTGACCGCTGACGGATTCCTCCGCCACATGGTGCGCAACATCGTCGGGACGCTGGTCGAAGTCGGTCGGGGCAAATTTTCCACAGATGAATTCTCCGCCATCCTGGAGGCCCGCGACCGGACCCGCGCTGGAAGGTCCGCCCCGCCCCAAGGGCTGTACCTCGTCAGGGTCGTGTATCCCTGAAACGCGGAAACGGGGACAGATCTATTTTTCCGTGTCGCTTGCGGGCCGCTCGACGTTCCCCCGAAGAGGAAAATAAATCTATCCCCTTTTCGGGTGCGGCGCGACAGCTTTTCACTTGACAAGGGGACGGAAAACAACAACAATCCCCACTTTGACGGAAGTGAGGCGTAGGGGCGTAGCTCAGGGGGAGAGCGCTTGCTTGACACGCAAGAGGTCGGCGGTTCAAGACCGCCCGTCCCTACCAGTTTCTGACACGCGGCACCGAGGGGGAATGGATAGCAGCCCAGGCGCGCAGGCAGGGCATCGGGTCTCCGGCCCAGCCGCCGTTTGCGCGCGCCGCCCCCCGGCGATCGCCTGATCCCCGGCCAGCGGCAGGACCCCGCCACGATGGCAACCATAACCGTTTCCTTTCCCGACGGCTCGCGGGCTGAAGTCCCGGCG
This window encodes:
- the truA gene encoding tRNA pseudouridine(38-40) synthase TruA encodes the protein MGTADEVIVPDTADATPRARNIRLLLAYDGTPFLGWQVQPQGPTIQSVLEDALGRITGHATKVKGSGRTDAGVHALGQVANFHTASRMPPEAYVPALNSMLPPEVAVLAADEVEPAFDAQFSAVEKTYRYRVLNTRAKQPFEHNRSWQVPVDINVESIRSASSYLVGKKDFSSFRAAGCAASSPVRVMKNISISSDGGIITFELTADGFLRHMVRNIVGTLVEVGRGKFSTDEFSAILEARDRTRAGRSAPPQGLYLVRVVYP